From the genome of Gammaproteobacteria bacterium, one region includes:
- the cas5 gene encoding CRISPR-associated protein Cas5 produces the protein MHDKPKNSVSFKVYGRYALFTDPVTKIGGEKCSYHLPTYEAIKGVLKSIYWKPTIIWYVDRVRVMESLR, from the coding sequence ACCCAAAAATAGTGTCAGCTTCAAGGTATATGGTCGTTATGCCCTGTTTACTGATCCAGTCACCAAAATTGGTGGTGAGAAATGTAGTTATCACCTACCTACTTATGAAGCTATAAAAGGTGTTCTGAAATCCATTTACTGGAAACCCACAATCATCTGGTATGTGGACAGGGTGAGAGTAATGGAATCTCTACGA